Below is a genomic region from Candidatus Thermoplasmatota archaeon.
CGCCTCGAGGTCGAGCATGCGCTCGACGCCGGGCTTGACGAGAAGCGCGACGCGCGACTCGCGGCGGTCGCCCTGCGGCTCGTACCCGACGAGGGGCGCGAGCGCGTTCGAGAAGTCGAGCACGTCCGCGTGCGTCGGCATGTTCGTGATGTCCATGCGCTCGCGCGAGTAGCCCACGAACACGTAGCCCTTCGACTCGATGAAGTCGGGGTCGGCGCGCCGGTCGAGCTTCGCGTACTGCTCGAGGTGCCCCTTCTCCTTCTCCATGTTCCAGCCCTTGACGAGCGTGTGCCGGCTCACGACGCGGCAGTCGAGCGACGGCAGGATGTCGAGCGTCTCCTCGAGCTTGTCCCACGCGCCCGCGCCGATCGGCACGCAGAGCTTGTTGAAGACGTCCTCGTTCGGCGCGTCCACGCTCACGTAGAGCTGTGTCGGGAGCGGGTCGAGGTCGCGCAGCACGTCGGGCCGCGAGCCGTTCGTCACGAGGAACGTCGTCATGCCGCGCCGGTGGCAGAGGCGGATGAACTCGCCGAGGTGCGGGTAGAACGTCGGCTCCCCGTTGAGCGAGATCGCGACGTGCTTCGGCATCTGCGCCTCCGCCCAGCGCGCCTCCTCCACCGTCGGGTGGCCCTTGAAGCCCGACGTGAGGCGCCGCTGCTCCGCGAGCGCGCCGTCGAGC
It encodes:
- the twy1 gene encoding 4-demethylwyosine synthase TYW1, coding for MRPELARVLQKQGYGVVGEHTGVKLCHWTKEDLRSGRHCYKGDFYGIESRGCLQMTPIVDYCNFTCLYCWRSQSFDIDINASKTTWDDPQAVLDGALAEQRRLTSGFKGHPTVEEARWAEAQMPKHVAISLNGEPTFYPHLGEFIRLCHRRGMTTFLVTNGSRPDVLRDLDPLPTQLYVSVDAPNEDVFNKLCVPIGAGAWDKLEETLDILPSLDCRVVSRHTLVKGWNMEKEKGHLEQYAKLDRRADPDFIESKGYVFVGYSRERMDITNMPTHADVLDFSNALAPLVGYEPQGDRRESRVALLVKPGVERMLDLEAWSAKHRVEDHPPLKLADGRFLRDSDWEVDQRRAAAAGAGGHACACGHPHDAHLLPPEAFEKPKTLNVSFGAKPARGAGGDCCGGP